TGGGGATGATAATAGCATCATCAGGGCCAACCAGCGCAGTGGTCGATTTGAAGAACAACACTGGCTCGGCGGGCGGCGTGGCGCCAGTCTCTTTAGCGTGGTCGGCGTAGTTTAGACCCACGCACACGATTTTGGAGGGCCGCGCCACGGGCGAACCTAGCCGCTCGCCGTCGGCAACGCTTGGTAGTTTGCCTTCGTTCGCAGCCACAAACTCAGCGAGGCGGGCGAGCCCATCGTTAGCGAAAAACGCTTCCGTATAATCCTCGCCAAAAGCACTCACATCGTATTTCTGGTCGTTCAGGATGACACCGGGTTTTTCCTGGCCAGACTGGCCGTAGCGGATTAGTTTCATGTTGCGTAAGAGAGTATGGTAATGAAGCCTGTCACCCCTGCTTCTGCGCTGTTGCGCTTCGGGCGACAACCGAAAGAACGAACTAATTATTCAGGGTGATGAAGCCGCCGTCGATTGGGTAGTCGCAGCCGGTGATGAAGCCGGCCTCATCGGAGCACAGGAAGAGGGCTAGGCTCGCGACTTCCGCGGGCGTGCCCATACGACCAATGGGCTGACTTTTCGAGAGTTTGTCGAAGATTTCTTCTTCACGGCCAGCATAGTTTTTGGCGATAAAGCCATCCACAAACGGCGTGTGCACGCGGGCCGGCGAGATGCTGTTGCACCGAATTTTATCGGCCAGGTAGTCGCGGGCGATAGACAGCGTCATGGCGAAAATGGCACCTTTGCTCATCGAGTACGCAAAGCGGTCGGTGATGCCCACGTGCGAAGCAATGGAAGCTAGGTTCACGATGGTGCCGCCACCTTGCGCTTTCAGCCGCGGCACAGCGGCGAACAGGCAGTTGTAGGCGCCTTTCACGTTCACGCTGTACACGCGCTCAAAATCGGCTTCGCTGGTATTTTCCACGTTGCCCACGTGCGCAATGCCGGCGTTGTTGACGAGAATGTCGAGGCTACCGATCTGCTCAAAAACCTGTAGCACCTGCTGCTGATCGGCGACGTTGGCTTGGTGTACTTGCGCTTTGCCTCCCTCCTGCTCAATCTCGCCCACGACTTGCGCCGCTGCCTCTGGATTCAATTCCACGATGTGGACGTTGGCGCCCTGTTGGGCAAACAGCAGCGAAATCGCGCGCCCGATACCACTACCGCCGCCTGTAATGACGGCGGTCTTTCCTTGTAAGCTAAACATGTAGACGAAAGCTAGGTGTAAGGTTTTGCCGGTAAGTACCGCAGCGAGTACCACCGGCCGACAAGTTACGGGAGCTAAGTAACTTCTCTTGCTTGGCCTAGGTCTACTGTACTGTCATGACCAGGTCGCGTGAAGCTCCAGCTTCGCACATGGTTGAACGACTCGCGCCTGCCGGTCGGACGCCTGGGCGTCGGACCGGCAGGCGCGAGTCGTTTAGCAGAACTATATAAAGACTGACTTTATGGACTTCCATGAGTATATAGGAACCCCAAAGTCTTCTAAGGCTTGCCGCTGGCAAATCTGGATTGAATCCTGTAGGTAATCACACATGGTATTTCCTTTGAAAACATACAGGTAGGCTCCGATCTCAGGCTTATCTTCCTCTATCAAGAAATTAATACCAGCATGCTTGGCTTTCAATCGTTTGTACTCTCTTGCCATCTAACAACAACAACTTATTTCTTCTCCCACTTCTGCTGCCACTCCGGATACTCCTTCGCCAACAAAGTTTGCGGCCAAGTACCGGCATAGCCGTAGCCCGTACGACGCTCATATTCGATTTCCGCCAGGGAGTTTTTCTTCTCGCTGTTGCGGCCCACGTAAATCGGCTTGTTCGTCTCTAAGTCATAAAAGCGCGCCCAAATCGTAGAGCTAGCATCGCGCTCAATCACCCGATCAAAGCCTTTTGGCTGCTTCGGGTCTTTGATGGTCTTGACGGTATAGCCGGGCATTTTCACTTCTTGCAACCACGCTACGGCGCTATCAATGGCCTTCTTCACCTCAGGTGAGGGATTTTCAATCTGCATCAAAAACTCCACGATGCCTACCGTTTCGCTGCCGCTGAGCGAAGGCAACTCGAAGTTGCGGGCTTTAGCGGGCTGTAAGGTTTTCTCATCATATTGTGCGCACCAGGCAGTGAGCTTGCCATTTTGCACGTACTGCGTTTTCAGGATACAGTCGATGCCGCGCTCCACGGCTTGCTGGGCTTTCAAGCGAAGGTTTTGGTCAACGCTGGCGTAGTCGCCTTTGCGCTCCGTGATGGCGCGCAAGAGCCGCAGCACCCGAATCATGGCGTCGTCGTTGTAGGTAATCTGGTGGTGGTAGCTGCTGAGGTCGGGGTAAAACTGCGGGAAGCCGCCGTTGGGGTACTGCATTTTCAGCAAGTAGCTGATGCCTTTCTCCGCGGCTTTGCGATACGCCGGATTGCTGGTGGTAGTGAAGGCGTGCAGCAGGTACGTGATTTCGTGCGTGGTGGCGTTGTTATCGATGGTGGCATCGTTGCGGCCCGCATCGTCCGTGAGCGTAGCCTTTTGCACGGCACTTAGCTGCTGATTGTAGTCAATTTTGTGCTCGCCAATGGCTTTCGGCCAGCCGCCATCAAGGCGTTGATAGTACAGCATCCGTTCGGCAATGCTATCCTTCGCCACGGGGCTAGGTGCCGGCATCTTCGGCGCTTTCGGGTCCACGTTCCAGCGGCCGCCGAAGGTCCAGTTGGCGGTGATTTGCTGCGGCGTGGGCGCGTTCGAAGCGGTAGCTAGGTTGTCGTGCAGCCAAGCGTAGTCGCCGCCGTCGCGGTGGCAGTTGGAATAGTACACGCGCCGGCCCCACATCGGCGCCGAGTCGCCCGACGGCGCGGGGTAAATGTCCGCGTCGGCCATGTTTTTATCGAAACGGCAGTTGACTAGGTAGAACTGCGAGTCATGATGGTAGCGACCTAGCTTCCAATCTTTGTCGCCGGTGAATGTGCAGTTTTTCAGGACGGTTTTGGCGTCCTTGTTCATCGAGCCATCGTGCCAGATAGCCGCGTTTAGGTTGTGGCAGATAAAGCGGCAATTCTCCGCGTATGCCCAACCTCTGGGGCAATAAAAATCGACGGAGCCTTCCATGGTGCAGTCGGCGAAGTAGTACAGCCCATCTTCTTTATCCCAGGGGCTCACCGTGTCATTGCCGAGGGTACGAAACGTGCAGTGCCGTACCACTAAGCGCGTAGTGTTGGCGCCCGTATACAACGCCATCTGGTGGTCGGCGCTGTTGATGGTGATTTTACCGCCTGGGCTATTCGGGCAAGCTAGGGTCTCGCCATTCGGGTGGTCGGCACCGTAGCTGTTCACAACGGTCAGTTGCTCCAGCGTCATACCAGGGCTGTCGCGTAAGTTCAGCGTGGCCACGTCCCAGCGGCCCGCGTTGGCAGCATCGCAACGGAAATAAGCATTTGCCTGCGAAATCGTGATGACAACGCCCTTTTCACTCTGCCCGCGCAGCACTAAACCCGGTTTGCCGTCGATGGTAACTTTCTCGCGGTACGTGCCATTTTTGATGAATACCACCGGCAGCTGCCCCCCACCTTTCGGCAGGCTATTAATGGCTTCTTGAATCGTACGAAAGTCACCTGAGCCATTTTGAGCCACTACGATTTGCCGCTTTGCCGGTGCTCCTGCATTAGCACTGTGTGTACCTGAAAGGAGCAGAAGTAGCAGGAGAAATAAATACTTAGACATTGCTTTTTCTGTGTTAGGGCAACCTATTCCCTCTGTCTTCCTGAGCTTGCGAAGGACCTTATCAAGCGAGGACGACTCGTAGCAACGAAGATCGTTCGACTGGCATGAGGTCCTTCGCAAGCTCAGGATAACAGGAGATAAAAAGATAAGAGGGCAAGAAGCGGAGCATTCTTCTTGTCGTAAAGCATTTTGTAGAACATACTATAGCCT
This Hymenobacter sp. GOD-10R DNA region includes the following protein-coding sequences:
- a CDS encoding SDR family oxidoreductase — its product is MFSLQGKTAVITGGGSGIGRAISLLFAQQGANVHIVELNPEAAAQVVGEIEQEGGKAQVHQANVADQQQVLQVFEQIGSLDILVNNAGIAHVGNVENTSEADFERVYSVNVKGAYNCLFAAVPRLKAQGGGTIVNLASIASHVGITDRFAYSMSKGAIFAMTLSIARDYLADKIRCNSISPARVHTPFVDGFIAKNYAGREEEIFDKLSKSQPIGRMGTPAEVASLALFLCSDEAGFITGCDYPIDGGFITLNN
- the pelA gene encoding pectate lyase encodes the protein MSKYLFLLLLLLLSGTHSANAGAPAKRQIVVAQNGSGDFRTIQEAINSLPKGGGQLPVVFIKNGTYREKVTIDGKPGLVLRGQSEKGVVITISQANAYFRCDAANAGRWDVATLNLRDSPGMTLEQLTVVNSYGADHPNGETLACPNSPGGKITINSADHQMALYTGANTTRLVVRHCTFRTLGNDTVSPWDKEDGLYYFADCTMEGSVDFYCPRGWAYAENCRFICHNLNAAIWHDGSMNKDAKTVLKNCTFTGDKDWKLGRYHHDSQFYLVNCRFDKNMADADIYPAPSGDSAPMWGRRVYYSNCHRDGGDYAWLHDNLATASNAPTPQQITANWTFGGRWNVDPKAPKMPAPSPVAKDSIAERMLYYQRLDGGWPKAIGEHKIDYNQQLSAVQKATLTDDAGRNDATIDNNATTHEITYLLHAFTTTSNPAYRKAAEKGISYLLKMQYPNGGFPQFYPDLSSYHHQITYNDDAMIRVLRLLRAITERKGDYASVDQNLRLKAQQAVERGIDCILKTQYVQNGKLTAWCAQYDEKTLQPAKARNFELPSLSGSETVGIVEFLMQIENPSPEVKKAIDSAVAWLQEVKMPGYTVKTIKDPKQPKGFDRVIERDASSTIWARFYDLETNKPIYVGRNSEKKNSLAEIEYERRTGYGYAGTWPQTLLAKEYPEWQQKWEKK